TGCCCTTCGACGTGCTCGAGGCGCGTCTGGCGATGGACGCCTGATGGCCCGGCCCAGCTTTCACATGATCGACGGCGCACCCTCGCCCGTCGCGACCTTCTCCCATTGCACCGAGGTCGATGGCTGGGTCTTCCTGACCGGCCAGATGCCGACCTGGCCCGGCGAGCCGGACCGCGCGCTGCCCGATGGCGTCGCCGCACAGACCGCCCGCGTGATGGACAACCTGATCCTCGTCCTCGAGGGCATGGAACTCGATCTGGGCTGCGTCGCGCAGGCGCGGGTCTACCTCACCGACTTCGAGCGGGACTACGCCACGATGAACGCGACCTATGCCGCCTATTTCCCCAAGGGCGCGCTTCCGGCGCGGACCTGCATCGGGGTCACCGGGCTTGCGGTGGGCGCGCTGGTCGAAATCGACATGGTCGCCCGCCGCCCCTGACCGGCCTGCCCGATTCCCGTCATGTTCGGCGATTTCGGGTGCATCCGGGCACTGTTTGGCATGTCGCTACAATATCTCGCGATTCTCGGAAACGGGCAGCCCCGACGGTGGGGTTTGTCGCGATCCCGCGCGGCAAAGCTGCCCCGAGTCTGCCTTATTTCCGCACTAGAATGGCCTTAGTTTCGACTTGGGGAAAACAAGATGAACGTCTGCATCAAGTACTGGAGCGCCGCGCCGCGCTGCACCGGCTCACTCATGGATCAGCTACACGGAGCCTCGCCTGGCGGGCTGGAGGCGGGAGTGGCGATCCTGCTGCTCGTGGGCGCCGCGATCGCCGTTTTCGTGTTCCGCAATCCGGCATGACGCACGCGACCGGCCGCTTCGGGGGGAGCGGCCGGTCGCAGTAGCCCGGGTCTGGCCGTCGGGGGGCGGTCAGACCTTGAGGCTGGGGATGATCTGCTTCTTGCGGCTCATCACGCCCGGCAGCACGACCTGATCGCCCGTGACGGGAACGCCGAAGCTCGCCTCGGCGACCGATTTCACCAGCGCGTTCGGCACGAGGAGCGTCGCCTCCTCGGCGAGGATGTCCACCACGAAGAGCAGCACCTGTGCGACGCCGTCCTCGGCGGCGACGGCGGGCAT
This portion of the uncultured Jannaschia sp. genome encodes:
- a CDS encoding RidA family protein, which encodes MARPSFHMIDGAPSPVATFSHCTEVDGWVFLTGQMPTWPGEPDRALPDGVAAQTARVMDNLILVLEGMELDLGCVAQARVYLTDFERDYATMNATYAAYFPKGALPARTCIGVTGLAVGALVEIDMVARRP